In one window of Mytilus galloprovincialis chromosome 6, xbMytGall1.hap1.1, whole genome shotgun sequence DNA:
- the LOC143078945 gene encoding pyruvate dehydrogenase [acetyl-transferring]-phosphatase 1, mitochondrial-like, whose protein sequence is MLRTCPLKRIDIGLKKKVFSQHFEEVHTKGQIENVRRFFLKFKQRHGYLSNSDVALLTRKQVSSILKINEVSVDADGPIKNFEVNKLPANKPIEDRDTVAKLTHGDKNKYIFGVYDGHGGSACSQALSERLFNYISVSMSTQDILKGIACDNEGHDKLVDWYPYQSQYFNHELDQIYKDNLAKFAKETLANFEECSVEEHLQHAFLRLDHDIMSECLPVGHDLSINDQALENGLSGSCACIALVDDIDLYVANTGDCKAVLGVEVDKDHYNTVEMSHAHTSYNSKEVRRVLKSHPNESSHVIKGGRLFGSLAPLRAFGDMMYKWSVKERNQFLKLFKQHPNFNVYSEVLMHEHYITPPYLTAEPEIIHRKLTPKDKFLVIASDGLFDMIPPEKVVKLVAGHMEGKQVLVAPNFDIKGLTMNEINQRLKQRKTHLSNVPTDDNVATHLMRNALGPEHGRLSTMLSLHDDVARSYRDDITIIVVFFDTGYVKNFYVEAERDIDSLE, encoded by the coding sequence ATGTTAAGAACTTGTCCTCTGAAGAGGATTGATATAGGTTTGAAGAAAAAAGTTTTCTCACAACATTTTGAAGAAGTTCATACGAAAGGACAAATTGAAAACGTTAgaagatttttcttaaaatttaaacagAGGCATGGGTATTTAAGTAATTCAGACGTCGCACTGTTGACTCGAAAACAAGTCTCAtcgatattgaaaataaatgaagtttCAGTGGATGCAGATGGTCCTATTAAAAACTTTGAAGTAAATAAATTACCAGCAAATAAACCAATTGAAGATCGTGACACAGTAGCAAAGTTGACTCATGGAGATAAAAACAAGTACATTTTCGGTGTTTATGATGGACATGGTGGTAGTGCATGTTCTCAAGCTCTCAGTGAACGATTATTTAACTATATTTCAGTCTCAATGTCAACGCAAGACATTTTGAAAGGCATTGCATGTGACAACGAAGGACATGACAAACTTGTAGACTGGTACCCTTATCAGTCACAGTACTTCAATCATGAACTTGATCAAATATACAAGGATAACTTGGCTAAATTTGCCAAAGAAACATTAGCAAACTTTGAAGAATGCTCAGTAGAAGAGCATTTGCAGCACGCTTTTCTCCGTCTTGATCATGACATCATGTCAGAATGCTTGCCAGTAGGTCATGACTTGAGCATAAATGACCAAGCTTTAGAGAATGGTTTGTCAGGGTCTTGTGCTTGTATTGCATTAGTTGATGATATAGATTTGTATGTTGCTAACACCGGTGACTGTAAAGCAGTTTTAGGAGTTGAAGTTGATAAAGACCATTACAATACAGTAGAAATGTCACATGCACACACAAGTTACAACTCCAAAGAAGTAAGAAGAGTTTTAAAAAGTCATCCCAATGAATCTTCCCATGTGATCAAAGGGGGTCGTCTCTTTGGCAGTTTAGCACCATTAAGGGCATTTGGAGACATGATGTATAAGTGGTCTGTTAAGGAACGTAATCAATTTCTGAAACTTTTCAAGCAGCACCCTAATTTCAATGTATACAGTGAAGTTTTGATGCATGAACATTACATAACGCCACCTTATCTGACAGCAGAACCAGAAATCATTCACCGTAAATTAACTCCGAAAGACAAATTTTTAGTTATTGCGTCAGATGGTCTGTTTGACATGATTCCGCCTGAAAAAGTTGTCAAACTGGTTGCAGGACACATGGAAGGAAAACAAGTACTGGTGGCCCCAAATTTTGATATTAAGGGCCTCACTATGAATGAAATTAATCAACGTCTCAAACAAAGAAAAACTCATCTGTCTAATGTGCCTACTGATGACAATGTTGCCACACACTTGATGAGAAATGCTCTGGGTCCAGAACATGGAAGACTGTCCACTATGTTGTCATTGCATGATGATGTTGCCAGAAGCTATCGTGATGATATTACTATAATTGTAGTTTTCTTTGACACAGGTTATGTAAAAAATTTCTATGTAGAAGCTGAACGTGATATAGATAGTTTAGAATGA